The proteins below are encoded in one region of Canis lupus dingo isolate Sandy chromosome 30, ASM325472v2, whole genome shotgun sequence:
- the POLR2M gene encoding protein GRINL1A, whose amino-acid sequence MSSLARGFEPQVPEDLGRRSLAELREMLKRQERLLRNEKFICKLPDKGKKILDSVAKLKAAIAECEEVRRKSELFHPVSLDCELKQKAIAVVDVDTDKAQNSDQVLDTSSLVCGSSSVSNIKSSQTTSQQQGLVHPFGESYEEAPEVEYTVNRCPASSSRARAPSSSEANVRLPQHRVSRQAEDNSSSSYNLFIDKLQRITIVDPGEGHSEESRSAENLGRLRSGAQKKPHYMEVLEIRAKNPVPPAHKFKTNVLPSQHNDESASSHWQRRGSPLSSEERRLRDKQHLDDITAARLLPLHHMPTQLLSIEESLALQKQQKQSYEEMQAKLAAQKLAERLNIKMQSYNPEGETSRKYREVRDEDDRSSDDEF is encoded by the exons ATGTCCTCGCTGGCCCGCGGCTTCGAGCCCCAAGTTCCCGAGGACTTGGGGCGGCGGAGTTTGGCGGAGCTGCGGGAGATGTTGAAGCGCCAGGAGAGACTTTTGCGCAACGA AAAATTCATTTGCAAATTGCCCGACAAAGGTAAAAAGATCTTAGACTCTGTTGCCAAACTGAAAGCTGCCATTGCAGAATGTGAAGAAGTTAGAAGAAAAAGTGAACTGTTTCATCCTGTTAGTTTAGACTGTGAGCTAAAGCAAAAAGCAATTGCAGTTGTTGATGTGGACACAGATAAGGCCCAGAATTCTGACCAGGTACTTGATACTTCATCACTAGTTTGTGGCTCTTCCTCTGTAAGTAACATCAAGTCATCTCAAACAACCTCACAGCAACAGGGACTTGTACATCCTTTTGGTGAAAGCTATGAAGAAGCTCCAGAAGTGGAGTACACAGTGAATAGGTGCCCAGCCTCCAGCAGCAGAGCCCGTGCACCTTCCTCTTCCGAAGCTAATGTGCGTCTCCCTCAACATCGGGTTTCACGTCAAGCAGAAGATAATTCTAGCAGCTCTTACAACCTGTTTATTGATAAGTTACAAAGGATCACAATTGTGGACCCGGGTGAAGGGCACTCAGAAGAGAGCAGGAGTGCTGAAAACTTGGGAAGGCTCCGTAGTGGGGCACAGAAGAAGCCTCATTACATGGAAGTGCTAGAAATTCGAGCCAAAAACCCAGTGCCCCCAGcacataaatttaaaactaatGT ATTACCTTCGCAACATAATGATGAATCTGCATCTAGCCATTGGCAGAGAAGAGGGTCTCCCCTTTCCTCAGAAGAGAGGCGGCTCAGGGATAAGCAGCATCTCGATGACATCACAGCAGCTCGCCTTCTACCACTTCACCATATGCCCACCCAGCTGCTCTCCATAGAAGAATCTTTGGCACTTCAGAAACAGCAGAAACAGAGTTATGAG gagatGCAAGCCAAACTCGCGGCACAAAAATTAGCTGAAAGACTGAATATTAAGATGCAGAGCTATAATCCAGAAGGGGAGACTTCGAGGAAGTATCGAGAAGTAAGGGATGAAGATGATCGGTCCTCTGATGATGAATTCTGA